A single Leptospira biflexa serovar Patoc strain 'Patoc 1 (Paris)' DNA region contains:
- a CDS encoding response regulator codes for MLHQLSKVYLIEDDAVTTFLIKTLMEKFSFASEILTYSNGAEALDALQKAIEFPELLFLDLNMPIMDGWQFLETIQNIPKFSKIPTYILTSSVDPSDKSKSVTYPNVVGYLTKPLSKKDLSTIQKPTE; via the coding sequence ATGTTACACCAATTGTCAAAAGTATACTTAATTGAAGATGATGCAGTCACTACTTTTTTAATTAAAACATTGATGGAAAAATTTTCCTTTGCTTCGGAGATTTTGACATATTCCAATGGTGCCGAAGCACTAGATGCTTTACAAAAAGCAATTGAGTTCCCGGAACTATTGTTTTTAGATTTGAATATGCCAATCATGGATGGTTGGCAATTTTTGGAGACGATCCAAAACATCCCAAAGTTCTCCAAAATCCCCACCTACATCCTCACCTCCTCTGTCGACCCATCCGACAAATCCAAAAGTGTAACCTACCCCAATGTGGTAGGTTACCTCACCAAACCCTTAAGCAAAAAGGACCTCAGCACCATCCAAAAGCCAACGGAGTAG
- a CDS encoding aspartate ammonia-lyase: MQTNVRIEHDLLGEREIPNDAYWGIHTLRALENYPITGKTIGSYPDLVHALAHIKKASAEANLQLGLLSKEKTNYITKACDRILAGEFHTEFVVDVIQGGAGTSTNMNANEVITNIALEIAGHSKGDYRYLHPLNDVNMSQSTNDVYPSSIKLAAVFSIRGLLSALKSLQMSFRKKSEEFKDILKIGRTQLQDAVPMTLGQEFSTYDVMLGEDISRLKEATSLIGEINLGATAIGTGINTDIRYSKIVTEILAKQTGFDLNAAPNLIEATQDTGAFVQLSGVLKRIATKLSKVCNDLRLLSSGPQGGFNEINLPAKAAGSSIMPGKVNPIIPEVVNQIAYEVIGNDITITMAAEAGQLQLNAFEPIIAHSLFKSIEHLTAGCKTLEINCIEGITANRELLESRVKTSAGLATALNPYIGYENATLVAKRALAENRSVESIVLELGLLEEKKLKEILRPEILTSPHSL; this comes from the coding sequence ATACAAACAAACGTTCGGATCGAACATGACCTTCTCGGAGAACGAGAGATTCCAAATGATGCGTATTGGGGGATCCATACCTTACGGGCTTTGGAAAACTATCCGATCACTGGGAAAACCATCGGTTCGTATCCAGATTTGGTACATGCACTAGCCCATATCAAAAAGGCTTCTGCAGAAGCAAACCTACAATTAGGCCTGCTTTCAAAAGAAAAAACAAATTACATTACCAAAGCCTGTGACCGAATTTTGGCGGGAGAATTCCATACCGAGTTTGTTGTCGATGTGATCCAAGGGGGAGCGGGAACTTCTACCAATATGAATGCAAATGAAGTGATTACCAATATCGCTTTAGAAATTGCTGGCCATTCCAAAGGAGATTATCGTTATCTCCATCCACTGAATGATGTGAACATGTCGCAAAGTACAAATGATGTTTACCCCTCTTCAATCAAACTGGCGGCTGTGTTTTCCATCCGAGGTTTGCTTTCTGCTCTCAAAAGTTTACAAATGTCCTTTCGCAAAAAATCAGAAGAATTCAAAGACATTCTAAAAATCGGCAGGACCCAATTGCAAGACGCTGTCCCTATGACACTTGGTCAAGAATTTTCTACGTATGACGTGATGTTAGGTGAAGATATTTCTCGCCTGAAAGAAGCAACGTCCCTCATCGGTGAGATCAATTTGGGTGCGACCGCCATTGGTACAGGGATCAATACCGATATCCGTTATTCAAAGATCGTGACAGAGATCCTGGCCAAACAAACTGGATTTGATCTCAATGCCGCACCCAATTTAATTGAGGCCACTCAAGACACGGGAGCCTTTGTTCAGCTCTCAGGTGTATTAAAACGGATCGCAACAAAACTCTCCAAAGTATGCAATGACTTACGATTGTTATCAAGCGGACCACAAGGAGGATTCAATGAAATCAACTTACCTGCCAAGGCCGCAGGATCTTCCATCATGCCTGGGAAGGTAAATCCCATTATACCAGAAGTTGTCAACCAAATCGCATACGAGGTGATTGGGAACGATATCACCATCACGATGGCCGCCGAAGCAGGCCAACTACAATTGAATGCATTTGAACCGATCATCGCTCATAGTTTATTCAAAAGTATAGAACATCTAACGGCTGGTTGCAAAACATTGGAAATTAATTGTATCGAAGGCATTACAGCAAACAGAGAGTTGTTGGAATCGCGGGTGAAAACTTCTGCAGGACTTGCGACGGCGCTGAATCCTTATATAGGCTATGAAAATGCAACTTTAGTTGCCAAACGCGCTCTTGCTGAAAATCGATCCGTGGAATCCATTGTATTGGAACTGGGGTTATTAGAGGAAAAAAAACTAAAAGAAATCCTGAGGCCAGAAATTTTAACTTCACCCCATTCTCTTTAA